The nucleotide sequence CATATCGATTGAAGCAGCACTAAAACTGATCAGAGATCACCATCATTGCTAAtctgctgtgtgtgtgtgtgtgtgtgtgtgtgtggagcaGGTGACTCATCTAAGCTGTGGCGGCATGATCCTCTGCACCGCAATAAATCACTGCCTTAGCGACGCCATCGGGACGGCACAGTTCCTCCATGCCTGGGCGCTGCTCGCCGCCAAGCCTGACGCCAATGTTCCCGTGAATGCCTTCCACGATCGCTGCATTCTAAAGCCTCGAGTTCCACCGGAGATTGCCTTCTCCCACCCCGAATTCAGTAGCCCACCAGCACAGGACTCCCACTCCGGCGACCTCTTCCAATTCCTTCTCTCCCAGCCATTAGTCCCCGTTTCCTTGACCTTTACCCCCTCTCAGATCCTCCATCTCAAGAAGCAGAGCGTTCCCTCCATCAAATGCACCTCCTTCGAAGTCTTAGCCTCGCATGTATGGCGCGCCTGGATTAAGTCGCTTGATCCTCCAGCCTCTCTTCGCATCAAGCTCCTATTCTCCATGAACGTGCGCGGAAGGTTGAAGCCAGAGCTCCCCGGCGGCTACTACGGCAACGGGTTTGTGCTGGCGTGCGCGGAGACGTCGGTGGAAGAGCTGGTCACGTCCAACGCGCACCACGGCATTAAATTGGTCCAAGAGGCCAAGAAGAGAGTGACGGGTGAGTACGTGAGGTCCATGATCGATCTGTTGGAGGAGAGGAGGGTGAAACCCGACCTGTCATCGAGCTTGGTAATCTCTTCGTGGACGAAGCTGGGGTTGGAGGAGTTGGACTTTGGAGGAGGAAGGCCGCTTCACATGGGTCCGCTGGCGAGTGAGATCTACTGCGTGTTCCTGCCAGTGACCGGAGATCT is from Musa acuminata AAA Group cultivar baxijiao chromosome BXJ3-8, Cavendish_Baxijiao_AAA, whole genome shotgun sequence and encodes:
- the LOC135645144 gene encoding alcohol acyltransferase 9-like produces the protein MAEAAMAKSIEIPDCCYPKEPVLVRPSSSKPRHTLYLSNLDDQKFLRFSIKYLYVYKRSVGVEALTTSLSKVLVEYHPLAGRLRPVGEDGEKCQVDCNGEGALLAEAYVDLTAEEFLQGCGRPNRSWRKLLYRVEAQSFLDVPPLVVQVTHLSCGGMILCTAINHCLSDAIGTAQFLHAWALLAAKPDANVPVNAFHDRCILKPRVPPEIAFSHPEFSSPPAQDSHSGDLFQFLLSQPLVPVSLTFTPSQILHLKKQSVPSIKCTSFEVLASHVWRAWIKSLDPPASLRIKLLFSMNVRGRLKPELPGGYYGNGFVLACAETSVEELVTSNAHHGIKLVQEAKKRVTGEYVRSMIDLLEERRVKPDLSSSLVISSWTKLGLEELDFGGGRPLHMGPLASEIYCVFLPVTGDLHAFTMIMSVPHEIADRFQQYCRRGLDDDDDDDDDTEKGGSG